In one Rhopalosiphum padi isolate XX-2018 chromosome 3, ASM2088224v1, whole genome shotgun sequence genomic region, the following are encoded:
- the LOC132924953 gene encoding putative nuclease HARBI1, which produces MDIGNVQNVRRVRNLRNVHFIRQRKIYKICKNPYNEFTNNELRKKYRFSKAFCLQIVNEIRDFLPRVVNNYGKPISPSLHLLIALRYLARGQVQDDNGDLHSVSQPTVSRCLSQVCRALASLKNNYIKFPLTNEELATKKTDFS; this is translated from the exons ATGGATATCGGTAATGTACAAAATGTTAGACGCGTAAGAAATTTAAGAAATGTGCATTTTATTAGACAGCGGAAAATATATAAGATTTGTAAAAATCCTTACAACGAATTTACTAATAATGAATTACGTAAAAAGTATCGATTTTCAAAAGCATTCTGCTTACAAATCGTAAACGAAATTCGTGACTTTTTACCTCGAGTAGTTAACAATTACGGAAAACCAATTTCGCCGAGCTTACATTTGTTGATTGCACTTCGTTATTTAGCTAGAGGACAA gttCAGGACGACAATGGAGACTTACATAGTGTTAGTCAACCGACAGTTAGTCGATGTTTGAGTCAAGTTTGTAGAGCACTagcatcattaaaaaataattatattaagtttccATTGACCAATGAAGAGTTAGCTACTAAAAAGACAGATTTCAGTTAG
- the LOC132927444 gene encoding gastrula zinc finger protein XlCGF7.1-like isoform X1: MSGIPQIKQEYETIILKEFIKREPIDEPIDESLELNFDNDHNDIPSTNPSSTENSNSTTYKINKEIKVEVDEIDGFRYESIIEIENHYEQLESLLLSKQSGYKSPNKKNVKNAHKVVHKTDKPFNCDTCNKTFSRKEHLKNHQWIHTGKKPYKCEICKKSFSRKDNFKTHNMTHTGEKPFKCALCHKSFLHKGHIRTHIRIHTGERPFKCNLCKKSFLQEGHLKTHKKIHTGAKPYKCKSCNKSYSREDNLKSHKKIHLGEKPFKCDICKKSFFQKGHVRIHMRIHTGEKPYKCTICKKSFARKDNMNGHIRRMHAIKNEY; the protein is encoded by the exons ATGTCTGGAATTCCACAAATCAAACAAGAGTATGAAACTATAATACTTAAAGAGTTTATAAAACGAGAACCTATTGATGAACCTATAGATGAATCTCtagaattaaattttgataatgatCATAATGATATCCCATCTACTAATCCAAG tagcACAGAAAATTCTAATTCTACCACATACAAAATCAATAAGGAAATTAAAGTTGAAGTAGATGAAATTGATGGTTTTAGATATGAAagtattattgaaattgaaaaccATTATGAACAATTAGAATCTCTATTACTATCTAAACAAAGTGGTTATAAGTCAcccaacaaaaaaaatgtaaaaaatgctCACAAAGTAGTTCATAAAACTGATAAACCATTTAACTGTGACActtgtaataaaacattttcacgGAAAGAACATCTCAAGAATCACCAGTGGATTCATACAGGAAAAAAGCCATATAAAtgtgaaatttgtaaaaaatcattttcacggaaagataattttaaaactcacAATATGACTCATACTGGAGAGAAACCATTTAAATGTGCTTTATgtcataaatcatttttacataaaggTCACATAAGAACTCACATTAGAATCCATACAGGAGAAAGAccatttaaatgcaatttatgtaaaaaatcatttttacaggAAGGTCACTTAAAAACCCACAAAAAAATTCATACAGGAGCAAAACCATATAAGTGCAAAAGttgtaataaatcatattcACGGGAAGACAATTTAAAAAGTCACAAAAAGATTCATTTGGgagaaaaaccatttaaatgtgATATATGTAAgaaatcattttttcaaaaaggtCACGTAAGAATTCACATGAGGATACATACAGGTGAAAAACCATATAAATGCACTATTTGTAAAAAATCATTTGCAAGGAAAGACAACATGAATGGTCACATTAGGAGAATGCATgccataaaaaatgaatattaa
- the LOC132924954 gene encoding uncharacterized protein LOC132924954 has product MAGIMLIMICLTTQCFAETPKRPPNIDIGNFEYVLSSVNDVTRDVIIYWQNIHENEKNTIDDSFEYRAYYTSITDNNTIIHHPCNKTYANHATFVGLELNIGYNISVYSANKDGLSKEHANIYIPSSPGNTVSLSLTKVKTYNDQGVYELSWEIYDSQKLFAANQLNYYTLYWCENDMNHPNQCNGHMDWIYIPRTETNYIISVPDYWKDYQFAISANSMTLQKSNADGNQIYKFNSVSSGLVWETCTTLHITKTSKINSIWISEIGKTFMALRWKFDCSEKTDFIHDFHIFYCPIQSLDNLQCLEKEQFKAVEKYMKQDRTPFAFLSDLKPSTTYKILILIYTLNGSVIEGDPIIKTTLPEAE; this is encoded by the exons ATGGCTGGcataatgttaataatgataTGCTTAACTACACAGTGTTTTGCCGAAA cgCCTAAACGACCACCCAATATAGATATTGGAAACTTTGAATACGTGCTGTCGTCGGTCAACGATGTCACAAGAGATGTAATCATATATTGGCAAAACATTCATGAAAACGAGAAAAATACAATTGATGACTCGTTTGAATATCGCGCTTACTACACGTCCATAACAGATAACAATACTAT AATTCATCATCCGTGCAACAAAACGTATGCCAATCATGCCACGTTTGTCGGACTAGAATTAAATATTGGGTATAACATCAGTGTGTACTCGGCAAATAAAGATGGTTTATCGAAAGAACAcgcaaatatatacatacccaGTTCACCGGgca ATACCGTATCACTATCGCTGACAAAAGTGAAAACGTATAACGATCAAGGTGTCTACGAACTGTCGTGGGAAATTTATGACAGTCAGAAACTATTTGCTGCTAACCAACTAAACTATTACACATTGTATTGGTGTGAAAATGACATGAATCATCCTAACCAGTGTAAC ggcCATATGGACTGGATATACATACCAAGAACAGAAACTAACTACATTATTTCCGTACCAGATTATTGGAAAGATTATCAATTCGCGATAAGCGCCAACAGCATGACTTTGCAAAAGAGCAATGCCGATGGAAAtcaaatctataaatttaactCAGTGAGTAGTGGATTGGTATGGGAGACATGTACAACACTGCACATAACGA AAACTAGCAAAATAAATAGCATCTGGATCAGTGAGATTGGCAAGACATTCATGGCTTTGAGATGGAAGTTTGACTGTTCAGAAAAGACAGATTTTATTCAtgattttcacattttttattgtccAATACAGTCTTTGGACAATTTACAATGCTTAg agAAAGAGCAGTTCAAAGCGgttgaaaaatatatgaaacaagACCGCACACCCTTTGCATTCTTATCGGACCTGAAGCCATCTACCACATATaagatattgattttaatatatacattaaacggCAGTGTCATTGAAGGCGATCCTATAATCAAGACTACACTTCCAGAAGCTGAGTGA
- the LOC132927444 gene encoding gastrula zinc finger protein XlCGF7.1-like isoform X2 — translation MSGIPQIKQEYETIILKEFIKREPIDEPIDESLELNFDNDHNDIPSTNPSTENSNSTTYKINKEIKVEVDEIDGFRYESIIEIENHYEQLESLLLSKQSGYKSPNKKNVKNAHKVVHKTDKPFNCDTCNKTFSRKEHLKNHQWIHTGKKPYKCEICKKSFSRKDNFKTHNMTHTGEKPFKCALCHKSFLHKGHIRTHIRIHTGERPFKCNLCKKSFLQEGHLKTHKKIHTGAKPYKCKSCNKSYSREDNLKSHKKIHLGEKPFKCDICKKSFFQKGHVRIHMRIHTGEKPYKCTICKKSFARKDNMNGHIRRMHAIKNEY, via the exons ATGTCTGGAATTCCACAAATCAAACAAGAGTATGAAACTATAATACTTAAAGAGTTTATAAAACGAGAACCTATTGATGAACCTATAGATGAATCTCtagaattaaattttgataatgatCATAATGATATCCCATCTACTAATCCAAG cACAGAAAATTCTAATTCTACCACATACAAAATCAATAAGGAAATTAAAGTTGAAGTAGATGAAATTGATGGTTTTAGATATGAAagtattattgaaattgaaaaccATTATGAACAATTAGAATCTCTATTACTATCTAAACAAAGTGGTTATAAGTCAcccaacaaaaaaaatgtaaaaaatgctCACAAAGTAGTTCATAAAACTGATAAACCATTTAACTGTGACActtgtaataaaacattttcacgGAAAGAACATCTCAAGAATCACCAGTGGATTCATACAGGAAAAAAGCCATATAAAtgtgaaatttgtaaaaaatcattttcacggaaagataattttaaaactcacAATATGACTCATACTGGAGAGAAACCATTTAAATGTGCTTTATgtcataaatcatttttacataaaggTCACATAAGAACTCACATTAGAATCCATACAGGAGAAAGAccatttaaatgcaatttatgtaaaaaatcatttttacaggAAGGTCACTTAAAAACCCACAAAAAAATTCATACAGGAGCAAAACCATATAAGTGCAAAAGttgtaataaatcatattcACGGGAAGACAATTTAAAAAGTCACAAAAAGATTCATTTGGgagaaaaaccatttaaatgtgATATATGTAAgaaatcattttttcaaaaaggtCACGTAAGAATTCACATGAGGATACATACAGGTGAAAAACCATATAAATGCACTATTTGTAAAAAATCATTTGCAAGGAAAGACAACATGAATGGTCACATTAGGAGAATGCATgccataaaaaatgaatattaa